A segment of the Pirellulales bacterium genome:
CGCAGGTCGACGACGGACTTAATCTTGATCGATGTAAGTAACCGGCGGGCCTGGTCGACGGTGATCTCTGGCGTCCGCCCTTCAATGGCTGAGAAACGTTCCATGCGTACGGATAAGGCCGGATTGAGCACAATGACGTGACGTTCCACCAGCACATTAAGGAACGCCCGGATCCCCGACAGATACAACTTCTTGCTGGGCACACTCATCGCCAGCTCGTCGAAATACTGTCCGACCATGCCCGGAGTAATCCGCACGAGATCGACCTGGCGGCACTCGACCCACCGTAAGAAGTCACGGACCGCATGCAAATACGCGCGACGCGTGTACGCATTGCGAATCCGGCCAATAAAGAACTCTTCCCAGGCAAATTGCGCGGCTGCCCCGGCATCCGCGATCATCTTTGGCACGTTCGCCGTAGCAGTTCTGTCTGCAGCAACTATCAGGGCATTCTCAAAAGCTTTCTGCATAGACGGCGCTCAAGTGTCCGTCGGCGGCTTCGTCGCCGTGTGACCTGTGCGGGAAGCTTTTTGCCATTCTCGCTCATTCTTCTCGGTCATAGGCGCTCTCGCTTGTCGTGAAATACGCGCAGTATCTGGACTTCCGCGTCCGTCACGCGATAGACGACAATGAAGGGTAAGCCCGGAATCACCAGCTCGCGCGTGATCGGCACCGTGCCTATCCGGCCGGAATGCGGGAACGCCTCAAGACGCTGCACGGCCACATCGATGCGCCGCGCCAGGTCATTGGCGACTGCCGGATTATCGTCGCGGATTCGACGCAGAGACGAGAGTAGAGTTGCGCGACCACTTGCTATCCAGCGAAGACGCATCAGCGGAATTCGTTGAACATTGCCCGGACGTCTTTATCCGTTGCGAACTTGTCGGCGTCGGCTTCCGCAAGCGCGCGCTCGATCTCTTCGACCTGCCAACGCTGTAAGGCGATGTATTCCGACACCGCCTGCTTAATCAGATAACTCCGGTCGCGGTCTTTTGCTTCCGCAAGCTTATCGAGGAAGGCAACGTCTTCTGCGCTCAGTCGACAGGTTACGTTGACCTTTTCTGTGACCTTCTCCATAGCACCTCCATCTTGTTTCACTCTATGAGGCTACTACGGACTGCATCTCAGCGCAAGCGAATACTGCGCAATCACGGTGGCACCTTTGCAGCAAATAATTCCCTTTATTTGTCACTGGTGCGAATGCTGCAAATAATTCGCACTTGCAGTCGTCACGCAATGCAGATGGGCTCAGCCAGAATGCCCTAACCAAGCAAGTAAGAGCTTAAATGTTGGCATCCATGTGTTGCCGTGTCAGCTATCGGAAATGGGCAGCATCTCCGCATCAAGGTGTAGATATCGTACTTAAAACGCTCTTGGCGGGGCGAGCCGCTTCGAGACGGTGGATTCGCAACCCGTACCGCCCATTCTGCTCGATGCCAAGGACCAAGGTCTCTCCGCTTGGGATCAGCGCCATGGAAACAACTCGAATTTGTTCGTCACCTATGCATAACAGCTCTGCGCCGGTGCGTAAGTCCCAAAACCGTACCGTATTATCCATGCTATGGCTGAGAATAGTTGTGCTATCTGGTGCAAAGCACAAGTCGACAACGGCGCCGGTATGCCCAACGCACTTGATCGGAGGACCGATATCATCCAAATCCCATACATAGGCCACCCGATCGTCCGCTCCCACGGCGATATAGCGACCGTCGGATGACGCGCACGCCGTGCAAATCGCTTCAGTTACGCCCCGCAATATGAACAAGGGCGGCCCATCGAAAGTGGCGCGCAAAGCGCAGGCACGGTCAGAGTCCATGTCAAGCCATAGATCGCCATGCTTGGTGCGGAACATACCGTGCAAGCTTCGCCGCTCATCTAGACTGTCGGCCAATAACTCGCCAGTGATCGCCCGCGCGTTGTGGTCGACAAGTCTGAGCTCACGTAGTGAACGGTACGCAAGCATTGTCTTGCCGTCCGGCGAGTACCGGATCATAGGCAGACTTCCCAAGAGTTGCGGATATTCCTTGATCACTCGTCCGTCCGACGGTGCGCGCGTTCGGATTGTGGAATTGCCCTCGTAAAGCGCGATCTCTTGCCCGTCCGGTGTGAACGCCAATGGCAATGCGCCGTCACGGAAAAAATAGTCTGGGTAGAGGTGTGTATGAAGCTCGCTTTCAATTTGCCACAGTTGTGTGAAAGTACGGGCATCAAACATGGTGACTCTTCCACTGCCGCGAACCGGACCATCCAGTGCCACGAACCATTGGCCGCACGGCGAAAAGCTTGTAAATCTTACTGGCTCAAGGAATGGAATGTCGTGGGAGTGTGCATTGCCAGCTGGCCAAATTCTCACTTGTCCGTCGCTGCCGGCGGAGGCGAGTAACTGCCCGTCTGGGGAAAAATCGAGCGAGTTCACTCGGCCCGAGTGTCCGAGCGTTCTTCGTCGCGCCATCTGACGATCGGGCGCGAGGGCACCTAGTTCGAGGATTTCAACGACTCCATCACGAAGGCCGACGGCCAACGTGCCCGATTTCTGGCAGAATCGAATTGCATTAGGAACGTCGGTACAGGAAATATCAAGTTGCCGTTTTACGTCATCAATCTGGTAGATATACAGAGACGACGACTTTTCGGCGCTCCTCTTGTCCACGACATGTCCCGGAGCGATCGGTAG
Coding sequences within it:
- a CDS encoding type II toxin-antitoxin system RelE/ParE family toxin, which produces MRLRWIASGRATLLSSLRRIRDDNPAVANDLARRIDVAVQRLEAFPHSGRIGTVPITRELVIPGLPFIVVYRVTDAEVQILRVFHDKRERL
- a CDS encoding ribbon-helix-helix protein, CopG family; amino-acid sequence: MEKVTEKVNVTCRLSAEDVAFLDKLAEAKDRDRSYLIKQAVSEYIALQRWQVEEIERALAEADADKFATDKDVRAMFNEFR